A portion of the Candidatus Edwardsbacteria bacterium genome contains these proteins:
- a CDS encoding biopolymer transporter ExbD: MRRERFHIPPLDSINITNLVDVCMALLIIFMITAPMMRSGVEVALPKADSSKPQIEEGLTIVLTSGSKILINDQPVSAKAFSQVVRGLLARNAARPVYLKADKSVPYGLVVEIIGQLKELKVNNLGLVTEPKASK, translated from the coding sequence ATGAGACGGGAGCGTTTCCATATCCCGCCCCTGGATTCCATCAACATCACCAATCTGGTGGATGTCTGCATGGCCCTGCTGATCATTTTTATGATCACCGCTCCAATGATGCGCTCCGGGGTGGAGGTGGCCCTGCCCAAGGCCGATTCCTCCAAGCCCCAGATAGAGGAGGGCCTGACCATAGTGCTGACCTCCGGAAGCAAGATACTTATCAACGACCAGCCGGTATCGGCCAAGGCCTTTTCCCAGGTGGTAAGGGGGCTGCTGGCCCGGAACGCTGCCCGGCCGGTTTACCTTAAAGCCGACAAATCGGTGCCTTACGGTTTGGTGGTGGAGATCATCGGGCAGTTGAAGGAACTGAAGGTCAACAACCTGGGCTTGGTCACCGAACCCAAAGCCAGCAAATGA
- a CDS encoding MotA/TolQ/ExbB proton channel family protein produces MLQIFQRGSTLGMIFGYDIFTGIIMVGLLLVSVFSWTVIIYKRRSLNNIAKANKRFMEKFKQRKTFDDAFASSHPASPLFLILAEGLAEAQRLSGGQKLSFPLEVLPNIQAAMDRAIGDQVEAISRRLITLATIANVTPLIGLLGTVWGIMVAFVDIKRFGSTSIQVVAPGIAEALVTTIAGLVVAIPASIAFNAYNSRIRHMAGQMENLSSEFLGDLRVHSVFGGK; encoded by the coding sequence ATGCTTCAGATTTTTCAGCGCGGCAGTACTTTGGGGATGATCTTCGGCTACGACATCTTCACCGGCATCATCATGGTCGGCCTGTTGTTGGTCTCCGTCTTTTCCTGGACGGTGATAATCTATAAACGGCGCTCCCTGAACAATATCGCCAAGGCCAATAAAAGGTTTATGGAAAAGTTCAAACAGCGCAAAACCTTCGATGACGCCTTTGCCTCATCCCACCCGGCTTCGCCCCTGTTCCTGATCCTGGCCGAGGGGCTGGCCGAGGCCCAGCGCCTGTCCGGCGGGCAGAAGCTTTCCTTTCCCCTGGAGGTGCTGCCCAACATCCAGGCCGCCATGGACCGGGCCATCGGCGATCAGGTGGAGGCCATCAGCCGGCGGCTGATCACGCTGGCCACCATCGCCAACGTCACTCCGCTGATCGGATTGCTGGGCACGGTCTGGGGTATCATGGTGGCCTTCGTGGACATCAAGCGCTTCGGATCCACCAGCATTCAGGTTGTGGCCCCCGGCATCGCCGAGGCCCTGGTGACCACCATCGCCGGGCTGGTGGTGGCCATCCCGGCCTCCATTGCTTTCAATGCCTACAACAGCCGCATCCGCCACATGGCCGGGCAGATGGAGAACCTGTCTTCGGAATTTTTGGGCGACCTGCGGGTCCATTCGGTGTTCGGGGGGAAGTAG
- a CDS encoding phosphoribosylaminoimidazolesuccinocarboxamide synthase, with protein MKTITQTNFPDLKKISQGKVRDIYDLGEHLLIVTTDRISAFDVVLLNAIPQKGYVLTQISKFWFGKISGIMPNHLVATEVADFPAECHKYKNELEGRSMLVKKAQPLPVECIVRGYLTGSGLKDYNKTGQVCGIELPKGLVESSRLDQPIFTPSTKADIGAHDENISFEKMSEILGGEKADLVKKLSLEIYGTARKIGEEKGIIIADTKFEMGDFNGELILIDEVLTPDSSRFWPLAGYQAGKSQPSFDKQFVRDYLSTLDWNKQAPGPELPKDVIDKTSQKYLEALEILTGIQPQG; from the coding sequence ATGAAAACCATCACCCAAACCAACTTCCCCGATCTTAAAAAGATATCCCAGGGCAAGGTGCGCGACATCTACGACCTGGGGGAGCATCTGCTGATCGTGACCACCGACCGCATCTCGGCCTTCGATGTGGTCCTGCTCAACGCCATTCCCCAGAAGGGCTATGTGCTGACCCAGATCTCGAAGTTCTGGTTCGGCAAAATTTCCGGCATCATGCCCAACCACCTGGTGGCCACCGAGGTGGCAGACTTTCCTGCTGAATGTCATAAATACAAAAATGAACTAGAGGGGCGCTCCATGCTGGTCAAAAAGGCCCAGCCCCTGCCGGTGGAGTGCATCGTGCGCGGCTATCTGACCGGCTCAGGACTGAAGGACTACAATAAGACCGGCCAGGTCTGCGGTATAGAACTGCCCAAAGGGCTGGTGGAATCCAGCCGCTTGGATCAGCCCATTTTCACCCCCTCCACCAAGGCGGATATCGGCGCCCATGACGAGAACATCTCCTTCGAAAAAATGTCGGAGATCCTGGGAGGAGAAAAGGCCGATCTGGTCAAAAAACTTTCATTGGAGATCTATGGCACAGCCCGGAAGATCGGCGAGGAAAAGGGCATCATCATCGCCGACACCAAATTCGAGATGGGCGATTTTAACGGCGAGCTTATACTGATAGACGAAGTGCTGACCCCCGACTCCTCGCGCTTCTGGCCCCTGGCCGGATACCAGGCCGGAAAATCGCAGCCCAGCTTCGACAAGCAGTTCGTCAGGGATTACCTGAGCACCCTGGACTGGAACAAGCAGGCGCCGGGCCCGGAACTGCCCAAGGATGTGATAGACAAGACCAGCCAAAAATACCTGGAGGCTTTGGAGATACTGACCGGCATCCAGCCGCAGGGCTAA
- a CDS encoding tetratricopeptide repeat protein translates to MATPQYKLKNLWLQAGESYYAYTVYLRKAEVLDLAGEWQESVRLLTNNYEFAKIAGAKKETADSEVKRIRLLRYLGKTQDFLVPLKKARAIYKKLGDEGGLNQVTNEIGLAYRFSGDNRKAEDCFCLLIDRAEKSGGLKHLMSGLGNLSQIYMQQGKHDLALEYLNRCMDISLRQNDNTFLTILYGSMGNTYFYQDRLDLAMEHYQKQFHSATKFGDIANISVAVGNIGNIHNRHGDFARALECYREKLDLSQKLGYKIGILQALGNMGLALTELGDMTEAQGCFERQLAVSREANDPEGIEGACSGLGEIFTQLADYTRAEEYFKLAIAVDIEHGLRNDLAVDYLGLAEMYLKKGDAGLAREAASLALVAAREIGDDELVAKAARLQKQRTDV, encoded by the coding sequence ATGGCCACCCCACAATACAAACTAAAGAACCTCTGGCTACAGGCCGGTGAAAGCTATTATGCCTATACCGTATATCTGCGCAAGGCTGAGGTGCTGGACCTGGCGGGCGAATGGCAGGAATCTGTAAGGCTCTTGACCAACAATTATGAGTTTGCCAAAATAGCTGGGGCCAAGAAGGAAACAGCCGACTCCGAGGTCAAACGCATCCGGTTGCTTCGTTATCTGGGAAAAACTCAGGACTTTCTGGTACCGCTCAAAAAAGCCCGGGCGATCTATAAAAAACTGGGCGATGAGGGCGGCCTGAATCAGGTCACCAACGAGATCGGGCTGGCCTATCGTTTTTCCGGAGATAACCGGAAAGCCGAAGACTGTTTCTGCCTCCTGATCGATAGGGCCGAAAAAAGCGGCGGTCTCAAGCACCTGATGAGCGGGCTGGGCAACCTGAGCCAGATATATATGCAGCAAGGCAAACACGATCTAGCTTTGGAATATCTCAACCGCTGTATGGACATTTCGCTGCGTCAGAACGACAATACTTTTTTGACCATTCTTTATGGGAGCATGGGTAATACTTATTTTTATCAGGACCGGCTGGATCTGGCCATGGAGCATTATCAAAAACAGTTTCATTCGGCGACTAAATTCGGCGACATCGCCAATATCAGCGTAGCCGTCGGAAACATCGGCAATATCCATAACCGGCATGGCGATTTCGCCCGGGCCCTGGAGTGTTATCGTGAAAAACTGGATCTCTCCCAAAAACTCGGCTACAAAATCGGTATCCTGCAAGCCTTGGGCAATATGGGCCTGGCTTTGACCGAATTGGGGGATATGACGGAAGCCCAGGGATGTTTTGAACGCCAGCTTGCCGTTTCCCGGGAAGCAAACGATCCCGAAGGCATCGAGGGGGCCTGCAGCGGATTGGGGGAGATCTTCACGCAGTTGGCTGACTATACCAGGGCTGAGGAATATTTTAAACTGGCCATCGCTGTCGACATTGAACATGGGCTTAGAAATGACCTGGCGGTGGATTATCTGGGCCTGGCCGAAATGTACCTTAAAAAAGGCGATGCCGGTCTTGCCCGGGAAGCGGCTAGCTTGGCCTTGGTAGCCGCCCGAGAGATCGGCGATGACGAACTTGTAGCAAAAGCAGCACGGCTTCAGAAACAACGGACCGACGTCTGA
- the purE gene encoding 5-(carboxyamino)imidazole ribonucleotide mutase: MPDIKVAVLMGSDSDLPVMEKAIETLKEFGIKPQVKILSAHRLPDKVAGFCKEARSSGFEVIIAGAGLAAHLAGAVAANTTLPVIGVPLKSGALAGVDALYATVQMPSGIPVATVAIDGAKNAAILAAEILSIKYPDIAQKLEDMRARMRQEVEKKSAQAEQKYNQ; this comes from the coding sequence ATGCCAGACATTAAAGTTGCCGTCCTGATGGGATCCGACAGCGACCTTCCGGTGATGGAGAAAGCCATCGAGACCCTGAAAGAATTCGGGATAAAACCCCAGGTGAAGATCCTCTCCGCCCATCGCCTGCCAGATAAGGTGGCCGGGTTCTGCAAGGAAGCCCGCAGCAGCGGCTTCGAGGTCATCATCGCAGGGGCCGGGCTGGCCGCCCATCTGGCCGGTGCGGTGGCCGCCAACACCACCCTGCCGGTGATCGGCGTTCCTTTGAAATCCGGCGCCCTGGCCGGGGTGGACGCCCTGTATGCCACGGTCCAGATGCCCTCCGGCATCCCGGTGGCCACCGTGGCCATCGACGGGGCCAAGAATGCGGCCATCCTGGCGGCCGAAATATTATCCATCAAATACCCCGACATCGCCCAGAAACTGGAGGATATGCGGGCCAGGATGCGGCAGGAGGTGGAGAAGAAATCCGCCCAAGCGGAGCAGAAATACAATCAGTAA
- the greA gene encoding transcription elongation factor GreA, whose protein sequence is MSRVVTTKEGLAKMKTELEKLVSVDRPNVSEALAHARSLGDLSENAEYHAAKEKQGMIERKIRQLQTDLTNAEVIDQSKLAKGVVVFGKTVKVKDLGDGTQETYILVGQHEGDFDQGKISVESPIGKGLLGKKVGDIAEITVPAGTIKYKVISIT, encoded by the coding sequence ATGTCCAGAGTGGTGACCACTAAAGAGGGCCTGGCCAAAATGAAGACCGAACTGGAAAAACTGGTATCGGTGGACCGGCCCAATGTATCGGAAGCCCTGGCCCATGCCCGCAGCTTGGGCGACCTTTCGGAGAATGCCGAATACCATGCCGCCAAGGAAAAGCAGGGCATGATCGAACGGAAGATCCGCCAATTGCAGACGGACCTCACCAACGCCGAGGTGATTGATCAGAGCAAGCTGGCCAAAGGGGTGGTGGTCTTCGGCAAGACCGTCAAGGTGAAGGACCTGGGCGACGGCACGCAGGAGACCTACATCCTGGTGGGGCAGCATGAGGGCGATTTCGACCAGGGCAAGATCTCGGTGGAAAGCCCCATCGGCAAGGGTCTGCTGGGGAAAAAGGTGGGCGATATCGCGGAGATAACGGTCCCGGCCGGCACCATCAAGTATAAGGTAATATCTATAACGTAA
- a CDS encoding DUF362 domain-containing protein: MRSKVAALKVKPESILNDIARLMDLAGFREQLDPKKTVILKDNISWHYPFPAANTTPWQLEGVIKALRDADYKDISCVQNKTVVTDTFKGEDLNRYLPILRKHSVPVLYNFKAADMKWVSYVPQAKMLALDKIFPEGILVPDYFFDKNILHLPTMKCHIYTTTTGAMKNAFGGLLNTKRHYAHSWIHQVLVDLLAIQQEIHSGLFAVMDDTTAGNGPGPRTMYPVIKDYMLASSDPVAIDAVAAKMMGFDPMKIDYIRLAHERGLGCGRPEELELVGDDISGESWNFKVGKNLVRRVGGDMIWFGPLRGMQNFFFRTPLVHLFILASEVYHDYLRWPLWDSRVYRRWLKNTSWGRLFGSYPER, encoded by the coding sequence ATGAGATCCAAAGTAGCAGCATTAAAGGTCAAGCCGGAGAGCATACTAAATGATATCGCCCGGCTGATGGACCTGGCCGGTTTCCGGGAGCAGCTCGACCCCAAGAAAACCGTCATATTAAAGGATAACATCTCCTGGCATTATCCCTTCCCGGCGGCCAATACCACCCCCTGGCAATTAGAGGGAGTGATCAAGGCCCTGCGGGATGCCGACTATAAAGATATATCCTGCGTCCAGAACAAGACCGTGGTTACCGATACTTTCAAGGGCGAGGATCTCAACCGGTATCTGCCCATCCTGAGAAAGCACTCTGTTCCGGTGCTGTATAATTTCAAGGCGGCGGATATGAAATGGGTATCTTATGTTCCCCAAGCCAAGATGCTGGCCTTGGATAAAATATTTCCCGAAGGGATACTGGTGCCGGATTATTTCTTCGACAAGAACATCCTCCATCTGCCGACCATGAAATGCCACATCTACACCACCACCACCGGGGCCATGAAGAACGCCTTCGGCGGGCTGTTGAACACCAAGCGCCACTACGCCCACTCCTGGATCCACCAAGTGCTGGTGGACCTGCTGGCCATCCAACAGGAGATCCATTCCGGGCTGTTCGCAGTAATGGACGACACCACCGCCGGCAACGGGCCGGGGCCCCGCACCATGTATCCGGTGATCAAGGATTACATGCTGGCATCAAGCGATCCGGTGGCCATAGACGCCGTGGCGGCCAAAATGATGGGCTTCGACCCCATGAAGATAGACTACATCCGGCTGGCCCATGAACGCGGCCTGGGCTGCGGCAGGCCCGAGGAGCTGGAGTTGGTGGGTGACGACATCTCCGGAGAGAGCTGGAATTTCAAGGTGGGCAAGAACCTGGTGCGCCGGGTGGGCGGAGATATGATCTGGTTCGGCCCCCTAAGGGGCATGCAGAACTTCTTTTTCCGCACTCCGCTGGTCCACTTGTTCATCCTGGCATCGGAGGTTTATCACGATTACCTTCGCTGGCCTTTGTGGGACAGCCGGGTCTATCGCCGCTGGTTGAAGAATACATCCTGGGGCCGACTTTTCGGCAGTTACCCCGAGAGGTGA
- a CDS encoding cation:proton antiporter has translation MNHPGLLSYSVIISLSLLVIMSYLFDILARKSRIPSVLLLLTVGIILRFVGSHLNIAFLNSRMYLELFGIIGVILIVLEATLELSLTREKLPVIKKSMASAVLVFMASSLLIALVIKLVLNAPFQSCFVNAVPLAVISSAIVIPSVCNLGPDKKEFMVYEATFSDIIGIMIFNFAIQKSIWSASSVFSFVGNLTVISLISVVCSLLLLLFIDKIAGHNKFFLLLSILFLVYSLGELLHLSSLLLILVFGLTISNVYLIVRGPIKKFLNPYKLTYELRQLKLITSESAFVIRTFFFVLFGYSIHLAYLLNMEIILLGSLIMVMIFTVRYFHLKYIARVSLFPELFIAPRGLITIILYYSIPQQFMLARFGEGVLFFVILVSSLIMMAGLMYTGNKVTEEAECLNILSNGKQPPPQSEGN, from the coding sequence ATGAACCATCCGGGATTGCTTTCATATTCGGTGATCATCTCCTTGAGCCTTCTGGTGATAATGTCGTACCTGTTCGACATTCTGGCCCGGAAGTCGCGCATTCCCTCGGTCCTGCTGCTTTTAACGGTGGGGATCATCCTGCGCTTTGTCGGCAGTCATCTGAACATCGCCTTCCTCAACTCCCGGATGTACCTGGAGCTGTTCGGCATCATCGGAGTGATTCTGATCGTGCTGGAGGCCACTTTGGAGCTGAGCCTTACCCGGGAGAAACTGCCGGTGATAAAGAAATCGATGGCCTCGGCGGTGCTGGTCTTCATGGCCTCCTCCCTGCTGATAGCCCTGGTGATCAAGCTGGTTCTGAATGCCCCGTTCCAAAGCTGTTTCGTGAACGCGGTCCCCCTGGCCGTCATCAGCAGCGCCATTGTGATCCCCTCGGTCTGCAACCTGGGCCCCGATAAAAAGGAGTTCATGGTTTATGAGGCCACCTTCTCGGACATCATCGGCATCATGATCTTCAACTTTGCCATCCAGAAAAGCATCTGGTCGGCCTCTTCGGTGTTCTCGTTCGTTGGCAACCTGACGGTCATCTCGCTGATCTCGGTGGTCTGTTCGCTGCTGTTGCTGCTGTTCATAGACAAGATCGCCGGGCACAATAAATTCTTCCTGCTGCTCTCCATTCTGTTCCTGGTGTATTCACTGGGCGAGCTGCTCCACCTTTCGTCGCTGCTGCTGATACTGGTGTTCGGCCTGACCATCAGCAACGTCTATCTGATAGTCCGGGGCCCCATCAAGAAATTCCTGAACCCCTACAAGCTGACCTACGAACTCCGGCAGCTCAAGCTGATCACCTCGGAGTCGGCCTTCGTCATCCGGACCTTCTTCTTCGTGCTTTTCGGCTACTCCATCCACCTGGCCTACCTGCTCAATATGGAGATCATCCTGCTGGGCAGCCTGATAATGGTAATGATCTTTACGGTACGTTATTTTCACCTCAAATATATCGCCCGGGTCAGCCTGTTCCCCGAGCTGTTCATCGCCCCCCGCGGGCTGATCACTATCATTCTGTATTACAGCATTCCCCAGCAGTTCATGCTGGCAAGGTTCGGAGAGGGGGTGCTGTTCTTCGTGATCCTGGTCTCCAGCCTGATAATGATGGCCGGCCTGATGTACACCGGCAACAAAGTAACCGAAGAAGCGGAATGTCTGAACATTTTAAGCAATGGCAAACAGCCGCCCCCTCAATCGGAAGGAAACTGA